The Pseudophryne corroboree isolate aPseCor3 chromosome 12, aPseCor3.hap2, whole genome shotgun sequence genomic sequence gactctgggtgcaccacaaaCAACAATAACTCCTTGGATACCGATTTCAGGCATCTCTTATGCATATGCACTGTTGGTTACAAGGGACACATTTTATAAGAGCCCATTACAAAGAGACTGTTtttagtcctgtgcggcaccaaatcGACCGTTTTCTGACCTGAGCGTGTCATATCAGGTGGTGGATGGGAGCACACTGTATGGGTAAGAGCCAGCTCTGGGACGGGACTAAAAAGGAGCCCACAACAGCAATCGATGGGTAACATCGATCATGTTATAAGTGGTTTTTAAACCATCAATAGTCGTCTGATAACCCTTGTAGAAATGCGAGTGTAGTGGTTGTGGAGTACAGTACCTTTTTCCAGAGCGCCAGTTTCTATAAATATCCCTCAATGTGCTGTAAGAAGAAGACACTAGCAATGCCGGGAAACTGGATCACTGTGAGGCTGGTACGTCTGCAGTGGAAACACATTTGGTAGAGGAAGTGTCAACACTGTAGACTTCAGAATAGCCCTGTAGAAGCAGAATGCTAGTTGCTCAGGGGACACTCCCATATATCTGTGAAATGCCATCACATTAACTGTCCAGTCAgtaacagtatacagtacagacttTATTACCTCTTATCTGTTTACATAACACTCTTGGAATAATGCAGGTCTGTTGTCTCATTATATATCACACACAGGTGCCATCATGGCCGCTCCCAGTCAGCAGGCGCTAAGACCATAGTATTGTGTGTTCTGTATATTGCTTGTACTGAATTTATTACCCAATACGATCAGTATAGACAGCCACGTTGTACTGTGCTCACATCCTCTATTTCCATAAACTCTGAGCTCAGCTTGTGTGGTAGCGGACGAGCCCTTCTCTCTGGAACACGCAGTTTTTACAGAATATCCAGGACGCAGATATCTGGACACGGTGTCTGTCCGTCTGCACCGAAGCCACCCACCAAGTAGAGGCGATCATTAAGCAGGCAGGTCCGGTGGCCCACTCTCTTATGGTGAGGATCAGACCCAGGGAAGTGGAACCAGCGTACTGGGTTACAGCCTATAATACAGGGAAATTATTATTAGTGCAGGACAACCTTACAAAGCGCGGGGTTGATATATGAACTGCCACAAGTAATCTCTACAATATGGCCTTGAGCTGCAAAACTGACACCTCACAGCCGGGCAGAGGAGCTGACACTTAGAAGGAAGCTCTCCGAGAGCAAATGTGTCTACTGTCCCAGGCAAAAATCAACAACATGCTGTCAAGATGATATAAAGTATTTGATGAAAAACCCAGAATCTGGGAAACAATACATATTCAGGACAGTTTGCAGCAGGGCCTGGGTAGACCAGGAAATTAGCTGATGGCGGGAGTCCCTATAATATCTTGGATTTATGAGCAATGGTAGAGTATTTACATTGACCGAGAAGCGGAATACGTACGCGTGTCACAGATGTAGAGATCATTGCAGACGGCGTCCCggcccttacagagcgtctctccaCCAAACGCCACCACGAATGGGCCGACCGTGGAGCAGGAATGGTGCTTCAGGCTCTTGGGGGCGGCGCGTTTAGCgtttggcgtagccacaagccgagACAGCTGCTCCATGAGCAGGGGGCTGGGGTCTGTGTTTTCCTGGGTTACAGAGGCGGAACAATTCAGGGTTCATTTATTTTCACAGACTAAGTATATATTCTAGCATCAGTATGTGCTGCAAtgtttgctgggacctgtagtcccacaCCAGCAGTTGTGTTAATAACTGCAGCCCACCTGGATTTTGTCTTTGCTCCACAGCCCGGCCCAGTCGGCTGTAGCGGAGTCTCGGCCTCCGAAGACATAGAGGGAGTAGGCCGACCTCCTACCATGTCCAGTGTCGGTCTGCAGGAGGACGGCTGCGTGCCCTGAGCGAGATGCTGTGCGAGACTCCTCCTCTTTGCACCTGGAGGCAGAAATGTACTGTAATAACACCGGTACTCCCACTGAGGAGGTCCTATAATCAATTAGGTGAGGCTGGTGATGTATTCCCCTAATGGTAGCCGATATATTGCGTACTGTAATACACACCTCATGGTGCTGTCAACTACAATGCGCAATCCAATGGGAGGCAGTTTACAAAGAAACAGGCAATTTAGGGTGTGGGTGCACTTCACAGACGTCACCCTCAATTAATCGCCCATAACTGAACGGACCCACTAAATGTCATTTGCTATACATAAACATTCTCTAAGTGACATTAAGAACACACAGATAACATTCACAATGTGTACAAATGGGGAATTGACTTTAGTCTTAAGCACAGCTGTCTTCCTGTCTGCAGCACAATCCGCACACTCAGAGTCTAATCTTGCTGCCGCTTAGGATAGTGGTGAATACAGTGCAATCCTTAACATAGTGGCTGCTGTCATCGGAGGTGTATCTGGGAGTGGGCAGCCGGGCACACACACTGGAAGGCAGTTAGGGCAGCAGAGCACACACTGGCGGGGAAATTAGAGCATCAGGGCGCACACACGGTGGCGGGGGAGTTAGGGCAGCAGGGCACAGACGCTGGCGGGGGAGTTAGGGCAGCAGGGCACACACGCTGGCGGGGGAGTTAGGGCAGCAGGGCACACACGCTGGTGGGGAGTTAGGGCAGCAGGGCACACACGCTGGTGGGGAGTTAGGGCAGCAGGGCACACACGCTGGCGGGGGAGTTAGGGCAGCAGAGCTGAAACGCTGGCGGGGCAGTTATGGCAGCAGGGCACACACGCTGGCATGGAGTTAGGGTTTTTCCAGAATTATATTGGAGGTGTGCAGCAATATTACATTGGCGGAAAAGACATAACTAGAAAAGTACTGGAAATAGGTCTGTACAATATAGCTGGCAGCAGACTTGTCAATGTGATTGTACAATTAAGTTGTAATTAGCATTCGGTATTCACAGTGCATCCGgaatgtattcacagcgcttcactttttccacattttatgttacagccttatttcaaaatggaataaattcatttttcactCAAAAAGGTACACACAATATACAACAATGACAACGTGaacaaagtgtttttgagatttttgaaaatgtattaaaaataaaaaaacctaagaaatcacatatacataagtattcacagcctttgctcaatactttgttgacgcacctttggcagcaattacagcctcaagtctttttgaatatgatgccacaagcttggcacacctatctttgggcagtttcgcccattcctctttgcagcacctctcaagctccatcaggttggatgggaagcgtcggtgcacagacattttcagatctttccagagatgttcaatcagattcaagtctgggctctggctgggccactcaaggacattcacagagttgtcctgaagccactccttggctgtgtgcttagggtcgttgtcctgctgaaagatgaatcgtcgccccagtctgaggtcaagagctctctggagcaggttttcatccaggatgtctctgtatattgctgcattcatctttccctctatcccgaccagtctcccagttcctgccactatcaagtctatcctgactagtctcccagttcctgccgctgaaaaaaatctccacagcatgatgatgccaccaccatgtttcactgtagggatggtattggcctggtaatgagcggtgcctggtttcctccaaacatgacgcctggcattcacgccaaagagttaaatctttgtctcatcagaccagagaattttgtttatcatgatctgaaagtccttcaggtgcattatggca encodes the following:
- the KLHDC9 gene encoding kelch domain-containing protein 9, which produces MAGARWTWTPVARDERFARAHHTCTPVRGKLYLFGGVTSGDSRVPPLGDVVTFQPDQNTTECGAPQSAFRRSHHDTTLLGERWLCSVGGWDGSRRVSSVLSYDTELGAWALWTEGQPSSSPVGLSSHTCTRLSDHELCVVGREGGLRTQRRYASVYTLRVNASTKTYWCKEEESRTASRSGHAAVLLQTDTGHGRRSAYSLYVFGGRDSATADWAGLWSKDKIQENTDPSPLLMEQLSRLVATPNAKRAAPKSLKHHSCSTVGPFVVAFGGETLCKGRDAVCNDLYICDTRCNPVRWFHFPGSDPHHKRVGHRTCLLNDRLYLVGGFGADGQTPCPDICVLDIL